The Brevibacillus brevis genome contains a region encoding:
- a CDS encoding YmfK family protein — protein MEAKKEWYMEYEIARNRPGLLGDVSSILGMLNINIVTINGVDTMRRGMLLLTDDDEKMEVLRNVVQKMDNITITRLRPPTMLDRLAVRHGRYIERDSEDKKTFRFVREELGLLVDFMAEILKKEGHQLIGIRGMPRVGKTESMIAASVSANKRWTFISSTLLRQTVRSSLAIDEMSTDHVYLIDGIVSTLRSTEKHFTLLREIMNFPAAKIIEHPDIFVRESEYQLDDFHYIIELRHHPDEEITYELINNRGFDNFEMN, from the coding sequence TATGAGATTGCCCGTAACCGTCCCGGTCTCTTAGGGGACGTATCTTCTATTCTGGGGATGTTGAACATCAATATCGTAACGATCAATGGTGTGGATACCATGCGTCGAGGTATGCTGCTCTTGACCGATGATGATGAAAAAATGGAGGTTTTGCGCAACGTTGTGCAAAAAATGGACAACATAACCATAACGAGGTTACGTCCCCCGACCATGCTGGATCGCTTGGCTGTTCGCCACGGTCGTTATATTGAACGGGATAGCGAGGACAAAAAAACGTTTCGCTTTGTTCGTGAAGAGCTGGGCTTGCTGGTTGATTTCATGGCAGAAATCCTGAAGAAGGAAGGTCACCAGCTTATCGGGATTCGTGGAATGCCTCGCGTAGGGAAGACTGAATCCATGATTGCTGCCAGCGTATCCGCCAATAAACGTTGGACATTCATTTCCTCCACTTTGTTGCGCCAGACGGTACGCAGCTCCTTAGCCATTGATGAAATGTCTACTGATCATGTATATTTGATAGATGGAATTGTCTCAACGCTGCGATCGACAGAAAAGCACTTCACCTTGCTTCGGGAGATTATGAACTTTCCTGCCGCAAAAATCATTGAGCATCCGGATATATTCGTAAGGGAATCAGAGTACCAACTTGATGATTTCCATTACATTATTGAGCTGCGTCATCATCCGGATGAAGAGATTACATATGAGCTTATCAACAATCGCGGCTTTGATAATTTCGAAATGAATTAA